Part of the Methylomonas rapida genome is shown below.
CATTCCCGCCGAGCATATCCAAAGGCTGCTGGCACAAAAAGGCAATTGATAAGCCCTTCTTCAAAACGCATACGAGTTCCTATGATTAGAATTTTTCGACACTATATCTCGACTGCCTATTTGGGGTTGATGCTGGTGGAATGGCTGGTGTTTTATCTGGCCATGCACTGGGGAGCGGCTGTCAGGTTTTTGTACACGTCGTCCTGGTATTCACGTGGAGACATGATCATGTCTTCGTTGGTGTTTTCCGCTGTATTTACCCTTTGTTGTTCGTTCCTGGGCTTATATCGTAAAACCCTGGATAAGGAAGAATACAACCTGTTGGAAAGAATCAACTACAGCTTTGCCGTGGCGATTTTTACCTTGGTATTTATTTATTACATTATCCCGGATCTGATGCTGGCCCGGAGTGTCTTGATTTCGGCCTTGGCGTTTTCGTTTGTCGGCATGTTGTTGACTCGGTATTTGTTTTATCGCTTTGTCAATCTGGAGAAACTCAAACGACGGGTTCTGGTGATAGGCTGTGGTCAACGTGCCAGCGCGCTGGATGTGGTCAATTCGACCTATGTCTATCGAGGTTTCGATATCGTCGGTTATGTTGCGATGGAAGATGAGCCCGTGTACGCGGCCAATGTCATCTTGGTGGATGAAAATTTGACCCTGGCGGACGTCGTGGCACGAGAAAACGTCGATGAAGTCGTGATTGCGGTCGATGACAGGCGAAAAAAGCTGCCGGTAGACGAGTTGCTGGATATCAAGATGTCCGGCATCCCCGTGATGGATTTACAAACCTTTTATGAAAGAGAGCAACGGCTGGTTTATTTGGAAACCTTGAGTCCGAGCTGGTTGGTGTTTTCCGATGGCTTTGTCAACGACGGTCTGCGGCCTATCGTCAAACGCAGCTTTGACGTGGTGGCCAGCGTGTTTTTGTTGAGCGTCAGTTGGTGGTTGATGCTGTTGACCGCGCTGGCGATTTATCTGGAAAGTGGCTTCGGGGCGCCGGTGTTATACCGGCAAACGCGGGTCGGTTATCGCAATAAGCCGTTTAAGGTGATCAAGTTTCGCAGCATGCGGCTGGATGCGGAAAGGAATGGCGCCCAATTTGCCAGCGCAACCGACGACAGGGTGACGAAAGTGGGCAAGGTGATACGCAAATTTCGTATCGACGAACTGCCGCAGCTGTTCAACGTATTCAAAGGCGAGATGAGTTTCGTGGGCCCGCGTCCCGAGCGTCCCGAGTTTGTCGAGGGTTTTGTCAAAACCATTCCCTATTACAAGGAACGGCATCGGGTCAAGCCAGGCATTACCGGTTGGGCGCAGCTATGCTATCCCTATGGCGCCAGTGAGCATGATACCTGGCAAAAGCTGCAGTACGATTTGTATTACGTCAAAAACTATAGCCTGTTTCTGGATTTGACGATCATGTTGAGTACCGTGGAAGTGGTACTGTGGGGGCGGGGAGCAAGGTAATCAGTTGATCGCAATTTTGACATTGACTTCCAGCCCGACTGGCACTTGCATGTCCGCATTGGGCTCGATAAAGGCCTGAATCACATCGATATCCTTGCGCTCGGTAGCAGTCTTGGCGAAAACGGTTTTTTTACCCATGATCTTTTTCACCAAGGCGACATGTGCCGGTATTTCTTTTTCGCCCAGACCCCGGCCAAAAATAATGGCTTGCTGTCCCTCGCGTAACGACAGCGCGTAGTTTTCGTCGATTTCGGCGCGCACCCGCAGTTTTGTCATGTCGCCAAGCAACAGTGCCGGTTCCGGGCTACCCGCCGAAACGGTCGATTCTCCGATGCGCAGTATTTTTTCCAAAACGGTGCCGTTGATTGGGGCTATCAAATAGGTTTCCGCCAGGCGTTGTTTGGCGGCTTGTAATTGTGCTTCGGCTACCGCGACTTGAGACGTCGCGACTTGTTTGTCGACCTCTCGCACGAAATGCGTCAGATAACGGGTTTCCGCGGCCAAACGCCGACTGTCGGCTTGTTTCAGTTTTGCGCTGGTTTCGGCTAGGTCCCGTTCATCTTCCGATGCAAATTTGTTGCTGCGTAAGTGTTCGATGCGGTCCAGTTTGCGCCGCGCATATTCTGCATCCAGCACACTGACTTGTTGGGCATTTTTTTTGGCCTCGATTTCATAGGGATTGACGCCAGCCA
Proteins encoded:
- a CDS encoding TIGR03013 family XrtA/PEP-CTERM system glycosyltransferase — translated: MIRIFRHYISTAYLGLMLVEWLVFYLAMHWGAAVRFLYTSSWYSRGDMIMSSLVFSAVFTLCCSFLGLYRKTLDKEEYNLLERINYSFAVAIFTLVFIYYIIPDLMLARSVLISALAFSFVGMLLTRYLFYRFVNLEKLKRRVLVIGCGQRASALDVVNSTYVYRGFDIVGYVAMEDEPVYAANVILVDENLTLADVVARENVDEVVIAVDDRRKKLPVDELLDIKMSGIPVMDLQTFYEREQRLVYLETLSPSWLVFSDGFVNDGLRPIVKRSFDVVASVFLLSVSWWLMLLTALAIYLESGFGAPVLYRQTRVGYRNKPFKVIKFRSMRLDAERNGAQFASATDDRVTKVGKVIRKFRIDELPQLFNVFKGEMSFVGPRPERPEFVEGFVKTIPYYKERHRVKPGITGWAQLCYPYGASEHDTWQKLQYDLYYVKNYSLFLDLTIMLSTVEVVLWGRGAR
- a CDS encoding HlyD family secretion protein; this encodes MRQLAYLFLFAQALIALSAHAEQRWIQGIGYVEPTSEVLRLAFKHPGILGEYKAEIGQSVKAGDTLAIQQNREEQTAVTVAESRLQAAKADLEKVLAGVNPYEIEAKKNAQQVSVLDAEYARRKLDRIEHLRSNKFASEDERDLAETSAKLKQADSRRLAAETRYLTHFVREVDKQVATSQVAVAEAQLQAAKQRLAETYLIAPINGTVLEKILRIGESTVSAGSPEPALLLGDMTKLRVRAEIDENYALSLREGQQAIIFGRGLGEKEIPAHVALVKKIMGKKTVFAKTATERKDIDVIQAFIEPNADMQVPVGLEVNVKIAIN